From Solibacillus isronensis, the proteins below share one genomic window:
- the pyc gene encoding pyruvate carboxylase, which yields MKSIQKILVANRGEIAIRILRACNELHIKTVAIYSREDSGSYHRYKADEAYIVGVGKKPIDAYLDIEGIIKIAKEANVDAIHPGYGFLSENVDFARRCEEEGIQFIGPTSKHLNMFGDKVKAREQAVSAQIPVIPGTDGPVVNLEEVEQFSETYGFPIMIKAALGGGGRGMRLVNSKEELQSAYDRAKSEAKAAFGSDEVYVEKAIIKPKHIEVQIIGDTHGNIVHLYERDCSIQRRHQKVVEIAPSNSISEQLRNEICDAAVKLMKNVGYINAGTVEFLVADNQFYFIEVNPRIQVEHTITEMITGLDIVHAQIKVAEGLDLHSKEVGIPVQDKIPLFGYAIQSRVTTEDPANDFMPDTGKLMVYRSSGGFGVRLDAGNGFQGAVVTPYYDSLLVKISTWGMTFEEAAAKMDRNLREFRIRGVKTNIPFLGNVVIHEKFIKGEFDTSFIDTTPELFEFPERKDRGTKLLNYIGNVTLNGFPGVEKRTKPIFVQPDKPKVDILIPSPEGTKQILDARGADGLVKWIKEQEDVLLTDTTFRDAHQSLLATRVRTQDMLEIADETSRLMHDYFSLEMWGGATFDVAYRFLSENPWDRLEKLRKKIPNVLFQMLLRGANAVGYTNYPDNLIREFIQESASSGVDVFRIFDSLNWIKGMEVAIDEVRNSGKVAEAAICYTGDILDDSRAKYTVQYYKDMARELEATGAHILAIKDMAGLLKPQAAYRLISELKDATSLPIHLHTHDTSGNGIYLYAKAIEAGVDIIDTALGSMAGLTSQPSANSLYYAMKGSERTVRADIDSLEKLSYYWEDVRKYYVDFESGMNAPHSEIYVHEMPGGQYSNLQQQAKAVGLGDRWDEVKTMYSRVNLMFGDIVKVTPSSKVVGDMALFMVQNDLTEDNIVERGQTIDFPESVIEFFQGYLGQPHGGFPVEIQKVVLKDRTPITVRPGELLPPVDFDQLTAELTEKCGRAPSKQDVLAYALYPKVFEQFTDAVNAFGDVSVLDTPTFFYGLKIGEEIEVEIEKGKTLIVKLVSIGEPQHDGTRIIYFELNGQSRELVIQDLTVEVDGSIALKADPSNPNQIGATMPGTVLKVVVNKGSTVKRGEHLLITEAMKMETTVQAPKDGIVKEIYAKAGDAISTGDLLIELE from the coding sequence ATGAAGTCGATTCAAAAGATTTTAGTTGCAAACCGAGGCGAAATTGCAATCCGTATTTTACGCGCCTGTAATGAGTTACATATTAAAACAGTGGCAATTTATTCTCGTGAAGATAGCGGATCTTATCACCGCTATAAAGCAGACGAGGCATATATCGTTGGCGTAGGTAAAAAACCGATTGATGCTTATTTGGATATTGAAGGCATCATTAAGATTGCGAAAGAGGCAAATGTGGATGCGATTCATCCTGGTTACGGTTTTTTATCGGAAAATGTTGATTTCGCGCGCCGTTGTGAAGAAGAAGGTATTCAATTTATTGGACCGACTTCTAAGCATCTTAATATGTTTGGCGATAAAGTTAAAGCGCGTGAACAGGCAGTTTCTGCGCAAATTCCGGTTATTCCGGGTACAGACGGTCCTGTAGTAAACTTGGAGGAAGTAGAACAGTTCAGTGAAACATACGGCTTCCCGATTATGATTAAAGCGGCTCTTGGTGGTGGCGGACGTGGAATGCGTTTAGTAAATTCCAAAGAAGAACTGCAATCGGCTTATGATCGTGCAAAATCTGAAGCAAAAGCGGCATTTGGCTCGGACGAAGTATATGTGGAGAAGGCGATTATTAAGCCGAAGCATATTGAAGTTCAAATTATCGGAGATACACACGGTAATATTGTGCATCTATATGAACGTGACTGTTCAATTCAACGACGTCACCAAAAGGTAGTGGAAATTGCACCTTCAAATTCTATTTCTGAACAGCTCCGCAATGAGATTTGTGATGCAGCTGTTAAGTTGATGAAAAATGTCGGCTATATTAATGCAGGTACTGTAGAATTTTTAGTTGCAGACAATCAGTTTTATTTCATTGAAGTAAATCCGCGTATTCAAGTTGAACATACGATTACAGAAATGATTACCGGACTTGATATTGTGCATGCACAAATTAAAGTAGCAGAAGGGCTTGACCTTCATTCGAAAGAGGTCGGAATTCCTGTACAGGACAAAATTCCGCTGTTCGGTTACGCGATTCAGTCTCGAGTAACAACGGAAGATCCTGCAAATGACTTTATGCCGGATACAGGGAAACTGATGGTATACCGTTCAAGTGGCGGTTTTGGTGTTCGTCTGGACGCAGGAAATGGTTTCCAGGGCGCTGTTGTAACACCATACTATGATTCCTTGCTTGTAAAAATTTCGACATGGGGAATGACGTTTGAAGAAGCCGCGGCAAAAATGGACCGTAACTTACGTGAGTTCCGTATTCGAGGTGTGAAAACGAATATCCCGTTTTTGGGTAATGTTGTAATACATGAAAAATTTATAAAAGGTGAGTTTGATACGAGCTTTATTGATACGACACCGGAATTGTTTGAATTCCCGGAACGTAAAGACCGTGGAACAAAACTATTAAACTATATTGGAAATGTCACATTAAATGGATTCCCGGGTGTTGAAAAACGTACAAAGCCGATTTTTGTACAGCCTGATAAGCCAAAAGTAGATATTCTAATTCCTTCACCAGAAGGTACAAAACAAATTCTTGATGCACGAGGTGCAGACGGACTTGTGAAATGGATTAAAGAGCAAGAAGATGTTTTACTGACAGACACGACATTCCGTGATGCCCATCAATCATTGCTTGCAACGCGTGTGCGTACGCAGGATATGCTTGAAATTGCAGACGAAACATCTCGTCTAATGCATGACTATTTCTCGCTTGAAATGTGGGGTGGGGCAACATTTGATGTTGCGTACCGTTTCTTAAGCGAAAATCCTTGGGACCGTTTGGAAAAACTTAGAAAGAAAATTCCGAATGTTCTGTTTCAAATGTTGTTACGCGGAGCGAATGCGGTAGGTTATACGAACTATCCGGATAATCTGATTCGTGAGTTCATTCAGGAATCTGCATCTTCAGGTGTGGACGTTTTCCGAATTTTCGACTCGCTTAACTGGATTAAAGGAATGGAAGTAGCAATCGATGAAGTGCGTAATAGCGGAAAAGTAGCGGAAGCGGCAATCTGTTACACAGGCGATATTTTAGATGACAGCCGCGCGAAATATACGGTTCAGTACTACAAAGATATGGCACGTGAACTAGAAGCGACGGGCGCTCATATTTTAGCAATTAAAGATATGGCGGGACTGCTTAAACCACAAGCTGCATATCGACTTATTTCCGAGCTTAAAGATGCGACTAGTTTGCCAATCCACCTGCATACACATGATACGAGCGGAAACGGCATTTACTTATATGCGAAGGCAATTGAAGCAGGTGTTGATATTATTGATACAGCACTAGGTTCAATGGCCGGTTTAACATCACAGCCAAGCGCCAATTCATTGTACTATGCAATGAAGGGTTCTGAGCGTACTGTACGGGCAGATATCGATAGCCTGGAAAAATTGTCTTACTACTGGGAAGATGTTCGCAAATATTATGTTGATTTCGAAAGCGGCATGAATGCACCACATTCTGAAATTTATGTACACGAAATGCCGGGCGGTCAATACAGTAACCTGCAGCAGCAAGCAAAAGCAGTCGGTTTAGGCGACCGTTGGGATGAAGTGAAGACAATGTATTCCCGTGTAAATCTAATGTTCGGTGATATTGTAAAAGTAACACCGTCATCAAAGGTAGTAGGGGATATGGCGTTATTCATGGTACAAAATGATTTAACGGAAGATAATATTGTTGAGCGTGGACAAACGATTGATTTCCCTGAATCTGTTATTGAATTTTTCCAAGGTTATTTAGGACAGCCGCATGGCGGATTCCCGGTGGAAATTCAGAAAGTTGTATTAAAGGATCGTACGCCTATTACAGTTCGTCCTGGAGAATTGTTGCCGCCGGTTGATTTCGATCAGCTGACAGCAGAATTAACTGAAAAGTGTGGACGAGCACCGTCTAAACAAGACGTTCTCGCATATGCGCTTTACCCGAAAGTATTTGAGCAATTTACTGATGCTGTGAATGCATTCGGCGATGTTTCTGTACTCGATACGCCTACATTCTTCTATGGATTGAAAATTGGTGAAGAAATTGAAGTAGAAATCGAAAAAGGAAAGACACTGATTGTTAAGCTTGTATCAATCGGTGAACCGCAGCATGATGGAACACGCATTATTTATTTTGAACTGAATGGCCAATCTCGTGAACTGGTAATTCAAGACTTAACGGTAGAAGTAGACGGCAGCATTGCACTGAAAGCCGATCCGTCAAACCCGAACCAAATCGGTGCAAC
- a CDS encoding FtsW/RodA/SpoVE family cell cycle protein produces MKQYFKNYFRNFDYGLMFVYILLMLFGLVMIYSSSIWVSIIQYDANPNFYYNRQLVNIILALILFTVAVITPYKRLSNKSILGLLLAIMFILELWLLIAGKNVNGSRSWISLFGLMNFQPSEFAKLFIIIFFAGTFYRKSMNRGSMQLLTFDDVSYPLGMWLFIVLVVGFETDLGALVIIVAIALVVVITSGLRGKTLGRIFGLLSALGVVGIIGILIFKWDTVFNASRRGRITSFIDPFSDPLNSGYHVVNGYYAIGAGGLEGRGLGQSIQKLGYVPEPQTDFIMAIIAEELGIFGVSIVILGLGFIVMRGYYIAMSTKDPLARMLAAGISTWIGLQTFINLGGLSGLIPLTGVTLPFISYGGTSILLLSVAMGILINVSTHHKLEKRK; encoded by the coding sequence ATGAAACAATATTTTAAAAATTATTTTCGCAATTTTGATTATGGGTTGATGTTCGTTTACATTTTGTTAATGTTATTTGGACTTGTCATGATCTACAGTTCGAGTATTTGGGTTTCTATTATTCAATATGATGCAAATCCGAACTTTTATTACAATCGGCAGCTCGTCAATATAATTTTAGCGCTGATTTTGTTTACGGTCGCTGTCATTACGCCATATAAAAGATTATCCAATAAATCTATATTAGGTCTTTTGCTGGCAATTATGTTTATACTAGAGTTATGGCTTTTAATAGCCGGCAAAAATGTTAATGGTTCCAGAAGTTGGATCAGCCTGTTCGGCCTTATGAATTTCCAGCCGTCAGAATTTGCCAAACTCTTTATTATTATTTTCTTTGCGGGAACTTTTTACCGTAAAAGTATGAACCGGGGTTCGATGCAGCTGTTAACATTTGATGATGTGTCGTATCCGTTGGGCATGTGGTTATTTATCGTACTTGTTGTCGGTTTTGAAACCGATCTCGGTGCACTAGTTATTATTGTAGCCATTGCACTTGTTGTTGTAATTACGAGCGGACTTAGAGGTAAGACGCTCGGCAGAATTTTTGGACTGCTTTCGGCTTTAGGGGTTGTCGGAATAATCGGGATTTTAATCTTTAAATGGGACACGGTTTTTAACGCAAGTCGAAGAGGCCGTATTACTTCCTTTATAGACCCTTTCAGTGATCCGCTTAATTCCGGTTATCATGTAGTCAACGGATATTATGCAATCGGAGCAGGAGGTTTGGAAGGTCGGGGGCTCGGGCAGTCGATTCAAAAGCTGGGGTATGTACCGGAACCGCAAACCGATTTCATTATGGCGATCATTGCCGAAGAGTTAGGGATTTTTGGTGTATCAATTGTTATTCTTGGTTTAGGCTTTATTGTGATGCGCGGTTATTATATCGCGATGTCAACAAAAGATCCGCTTGCACGAATGTTAGCGGCGGGCATTTCTACATGGATAGGATTACAGACTTTTATTAATTTAGGTGGATTATCGGGACTTATCCCGTTAACCGGAGTAACGTTACCTTTTATAAGCTATGGCGGTACTTCTATATTATTGCTCTCAGTGGCAATGGGGATACTTATTAATGTATCCACACATCACAAATTGGAAAAAAGAAAGTAA
- a CDS encoding YlaN family protein, giving the protein MDTKAQASFQEKALELLTADADKIARLIRVQMDNLTMPSCPLYEEVLDTQMFGLSREIEFAARLGLIEREKGKQILDSLEKELSLLHDAYTDK; this is encoded by the coding sequence ATGGATACGAAAGCACAAGCTTCCTTTCAGGAAAAAGCATTAGAGCTGTTAACTGCGGATGCAGATAAAATTGCTCGATTAATTCGCGTACAAATGGATAATCTGACAATGCCATCTTGTCCGTTATATGAAGAAGTTTTAGATACACAAATGTTTGGTTTATCGCGTGAAATTGAATTTGCCGCGAGACTCGGGCTGATCGAACGTGAAAAAGGCAAGCAAATTCTTGATTCGTTAGAGAAAGAGCTTTCTTTATTACATGATGCGTATACAGACAAATAA
- a CDS encoding peptidyl-prolyl cis-trans isomerase, translating into MTETIIPIKGAVKFELTLDPTVWIFDDRKLDLNTYFVSEKVEENNEKYLRDMGAHWSREIMEGAVFPPTLKTERKFDRKGMMTGTFGMEIKPFLKNAELADGANEVVFECTTDEEFAFPLQQAESFIFKFSQEGKPLLEDGPVHVLFADGSNVENPIKNVRAIRIQ; encoded by the coding sequence ATGACCGAAACAATCATTCCAATTAAAGGCGCGGTTAAATTTGAACTAACATTAGATCCTACTGTATGGATTTTTGATGATCGTAAACTGGATCTGAATACATATTTTGTTTCAGAAAAAGTTGAAGAAAATAACGAAAAATATTTACGTGACATGGGTGCACACTGGTCGCGTGAAATTATGGAAGGTGCAGTATTTCCGCCTACATTGAAAACAGAACGTAAATTTGACCGTAAAGGCATGATGACGGGCACATTCGGAATGGAAATCAAACCATTTTTGAAAAATGCCGAACTTGCTGATGGAGCAAATGAAGTTGTTTTTGAATGTACAACAGACGAGGAATTTGCATTTCCATTACAGCAGGCTGAAAGTTTCATTTTTAAATTCAGCCAAGAAGGAAAGCCACTTTTAGAAGATGGACCAGTACATGTGCTATTTGCTGATGGTTCAAATGTTGAAAATCCAATAAAAAATGTGCGTGCGATTCGTATTCAATAG